The genomic region CGAAGAGGTGCATTGAGTGAAGTATCTCCCCCAAGTCGGCGGTTCATTGAAACGACTTCATCTTCTGTGACATTTAATTTAGTTGCAATTTCTTTTACTTGCTTCCCATTAAGATCACCACTGTCAAGGACTTGAAGCTTACTTTTTAATTTACGAAGATTGAAAAACAAGCGTTTTTGATTGGCTGTTGTTCCTATTTTTACCAAACTCCAAGATCGCAATACATATTCTTGTATTGAGGCTTTAATCCACCATATAGCATAGGTTGCAAGCCTAAACCCCCGTTCTGGTTCAAAACGTTTAACAGCTTGCATAAGCCCAATATTACCTTCCGATATAACTTCTCCAATAGGTAACCCATAACCTCGATACCCCATTGCGATTTTAGCTACAAGGCGTAAGTGACTGGTTACCAATCTATGCGCAGCTTTTAAATCATTGTGTTTACGATAACGTTGAGCCAACATATACTCTTCTTTTGGTTCAAGCATTGGAAAACGACGAACCTCTTCTAGGTAACGATTCAATCCCCCGTCACCTGTTGTCACTGATAGCAAATTCATATGGGCCATATAGCACCCTCCTTTTATGTGAATTCCCTAATAAGGCAAATTCTATTTCAAGATATTATAAACACTTCTCAAACCTCATTCTAGCATAATTTTCAATTTTGTTCAAAAAAGATATTTTATTGTGAAATCTTGAAAAGACGAAAAGTTTCAATTTATTTTTTTTAAATATTTAATAAGTGCAGCCATATCTTGAGGGAGAGGTGAAGAAAAAGACATAACTTTACTTGTAGCTGGATGTTCAAAAGTTAGGCTAGTTGCATGGAGTGCTTGCCGGTTGAATTGGTCGATTGCATTCTTAATAATGGGATTAAGCATGTTGGATTTTGTTTTAAAAGCGTTTCCATAAACAGGATCACCTATAAGTGGGTGTCCGATATGTGCCATATGAACACGGATTTGATGTGTACGTCCAGTTTCCAGACGGCATTCTATAAGGCTAGCAACAGGTGTTGTATCTGCATAAGTTCCATATTTTTCTAGAAGAGAAAAATGTGTAACAGCATGGCGAGCATAAGCATGTTGGTTATGGACAACAGCTTGTTTTATTCGGTTATAAGGAGAACGACCAAGTGATGCATCAATGGTCCAAATATTGCGGTGCGGTATCCCCCAAATCAAGGCGTGATAACGTCGATCTAATGCACTGGTGCGTCCATGGTCAGAAAATTGGGCGCTAAGGCTTTTATGAGCAAAGTCATTTTTAGCGA from Bartonella birtlesii IBS 325 harbors:
- the rpoH gene encoding RNA polymerase sigma factor RpoH, with translation MAHMNLLSVTTGDGGLNRYLEEVRRFPMLEPKEEYMLAQRYRKHNDLKAAHRLVTSHLRLVAKIAMGYRGYGLPIGEVISEGNIGLMQAVKRFEPERGFRLATYAIWWIKASIQEYVLRSWSLVKIGTTANQKRLFFNLRKLKSKLQVLDSGDLNGKQVKEIATKLNVTEDEVVSMNRRLGGDTSLNAPLRTKAGENGEWQDWLIDESHNQEQTLIEQSELENRRSMLTNAMDNLNEREKRIFKARRLSDNPLTLEELSNEFNISRERVRQIEMRAFEKVQNSIQMSALSQNQM
- a CDS encoding RluA family pseudouridine synthase translates to MVTRQITDEGALGKRLDQWLAKQYHNALSRSRLQNLIREGYLKVDGQLIREPKTKLKPNQIIELAMPILRDAEPCGEAIILDILFEDNDVIVINKPAGLVVHPGNGNWTGTLVNALIHHCGNSLSGIGGVKRPGIVHRLDKNTSGVMVVAKNDFAHKSLSAQFSDHGRTSALDRRYHALIWGIPHRNIWTIDASLGRSPYNRIKQAVVHNQHAYARHAVTHFSLLEKYGTYADTTPVASLIECRLETGRTHQIRVHMAHIGHPLIGDPVYGNAFKTKSNMLNPIIKNAIDQFNRQALHATSLTFEHPATSKVMSFSSPLPQDMAALIKYLKKIN